One segment of Prosthecobacter debontii DNA contains the following:
- a CDS encoding phosphotransferase family protein: MSRQHIYYWKCDRPAAFHGTAEQVSAAQLQEPMTTVLRQHYPDRTITLHPGPGQGNHRTFLADIGSETLFVRIEDGPEQDTHLETESRVQEAVRALGLPTPQIHAADASRTQVPFAWQLMQVIPHPDLNHWHKAGQLSLSSTFHEIGKAIATWQGIPVQGYGPFQSDTPSFRGYHSRYADYFRLNLDKHLGFLLERQFLTLAQVHQIQRLIDDYAHLLELPKGCLVHKDLALWNILGSATEIAAYIDWDDAIAGDAMDDLSLLGCFHSGEAVAAAVEGYAKVSNLPPEHRRRFWLHLLRNMIVKAVIRVGAGYFDRNDGFFLIGAGRSGDDLRQLTMAKLHAAMQGLREDAEISTLQ, translated from the coding sequence ATGAGCCGACAGCACATCTATTATTGGAAGTGCGACCGGCCCGCAGCCTTTCACGGCACAGCCGAGCAAGTCTCTGCCGCGCAACTCCAAGAGCCGATGACGACCGTCTTGCGCCAACATTACCCTGATCGAACCATCACGCTCCACCCAGGCCCTGGACAAGGCAATCACCGCACCTTTCTGGCCGACATTGGATCAGAGACGCTTTTTGTTAGGATCGAAGACGGTCCAGAACAAGATACGCATTTGGAAACCGAATCCCGAGTGCAAGAAGCCGTGCGTGCTCTGGGCCTTCCCACTCCTCAGATCCACGCCGCCGACGCCAGTCGCACGCAGGTTCCTTTTGCCTGGCAACTCATGCAGGTGATTCCGCATCCTGATCTCAATCATTGGCATAAAGCCGGGCAGCTCTCGTTAAGCTCGACCTTCCATGAGATCGGCAAGGCCATCGCCACCTGGCAGGGGATACCGGTCCAGGGCTACGGTCCTTTTCAATCGGACACCCCGAGTTTCAGAGGCTATCACAGCCGATACGCCGACTACTTCCGGCTGAATCTCGACAAGCATCTCGGCTTCTTGCTGGAGCGTCAGTTTCTAACCCTGGCACAGGTCCACCAAATTCAACGATTGATCGACGACTACGCTCATCTGTTAGAACTTCCCAAGGGCTGTCTCGTGCACAAGGACCTCGCACTCTGGAACATCCTGGGCAGTGCCACCGAGATCGCGGCTTACATCGATTGGGATGACGCCATTGCAGGAGATGCCATGGATGATCTCTCCTTGCTTGGGTGTTTTCATTCGGGCGAAGCCGTCGCAGCCGCCGTCGAGGGCTATGCTAAAGTTTCAAACTTACCCCCGGAACATCGCCGCCGCTTTTGGCTGCATTTGCTGCGTAACATGATCGTGAAAGCGGTGATCCGTGTCGGAGCCGGGTATTTTGATCGTAACGATGGCTTCTTCTTGATCGGTGCCGGGCGCAGCGGTGACGATCTACGTCAACTCACCATGGCCAAACTTCATGCCGCCATGCAAGGCCTGCGTGAAGATGCCGAGATCTCCACCTTGCAGTAA
- a CDS encoding bile acid:sodium symporter family protein: MQALLHRFTNLYMLWLVLFAITGYLKPDLLSWFSGQWILAALTTVMLGMGITLTMGDFRRLLKMPGCVTLGFAAQYTLMPLIGWGIAKLLNLEPGFAVGLILVASCPGGTASNMICYLARANVALSVVLTLASTLLAFIMTPLWCETLAGTYVPVDAWGLCKTTLQAVVVPVVIGVLLNWRFPKTVARIAWLGPVVSVIAICFITGGIVASKAEVLSNHAGMMTLAVFLLHVLGFLLGHGVTRLLGYSEDTARTVSIEVGMQNGGMAATLATKHFPTEPLSALPAIFSAVMQNLLGSLLATWWRARPVPSDGKDETPSA, from the coding sequence ATGCAAGCGCTGCTCCATCGCTTCACCAATCTCTACATGCTGTGGTTGGTGCTGTTTGCCATCACCGGCTACCTGAAGCCCGATCTGCTGAGCTGGTTTTCCGGCCAGTGGATCCTGGCGGCTCTCACGACCGTGATGCTCGGGATGGGCATCACTTTAACCATGGGAGATTTCCGCCGTCTGTTGAAGATGCCCGGCTGCGTGACTCTCGGTTTCGCTGCGCAATACACGCTCATGCCTTTGATCGGCTGGGGCATCGCTAAGCTACTAAATTTGGAACCGGGATTCGCCGTGGGTCTCATCCTGGTGGCAAGCTGCCCGGGCGGCACGGCGTCTAACATGATCTGCTATCTGGCACGGGCCAATGTCGCGCTCTCCGTGGTGCTCACTTTGGCCTCCACCTTGCTCGCCTTCATCATGACCCCGCTCTGGTGCGAAACGCTGGCCGGCACCTATGTGCCCGTGGATGCCTGGGGGTTGTGCAAGACCACACTGCAAGCGGTGGTGGTGCCAGTTGTGATCGGTGTGTTGCTGAACTGGCGCTTTCCCAAAACGGTCGCACGTATCGCCTGGCTGGGGCCGGTGGTTTCAGTGATCGCCATCTGCTTCATCACCGGCGGCATCGTCGCCTCCAAGGCCGAGGTCTTGTCAAATCATGCGGGCATGATGACCCTCGCGGTCTTTTTGCTCCACGTCCTGGGCTTCCTGCTGGGGCATGGTGTCACTCGCCTTCTCGGCTATTCGGAAGATACGGCCCGCACCGTCTCCATCGAAGTCGGCATGCAGAATGGCGGCATGGCCGCAACGCTCGCGACGAAGCATTTCCCCACCGAACCCCTTTCAGCCCTCCCCGCCATCTTCAGTGCCGTGATGCAAAATCTTCTCGGCAGTCTCTTGGCCACCTGGTGGCGTGCCAGACCGGTGCCCTCCGATGGAAAGGATGAAACGCCATCCGCATGA
- a CDS encoding sialidase family protein: MIRLSIFFATAALLANSLPCPAKDWAQQAAEDAKQDRTSIPYDGISPNKMVCDTTLRQLPDGSWALMILAGDDFEPSPNNYVGITRSSDQGLTWTPLEAVNTGLPRAGLTVGQGVTELMVRGNRCTAFFSTHSETWGRHWKSWMIHSDDNCKTWSKPEPMPGRLANFTFIRNHIVTKDGRIMIPFQHYEGPGPEVPPPPAEEKPWHKALVHYVSNPRNGVLISSDGGKTWEEHGNIRISDNDRYHGWAENNIVELSDGRIAMIIRADRLGGVLFYAESKDGGKTWPEFAEKTDIPNPGSKATLYPLGGDTVALLHNPNPKHRSPLALWISFDGMKTWPYQRVLVQESSDGPKGRLNYPDGFVSEDKEWLHFAYDDNRHRAVHYSAKLPPLP; the protein is encoded by the coding sequence ATGATCCGCCTATCCATATTCTTTGCCACCGCCGCCCTGCTTGCGAACAGCCTCCCCTGCCCTGCCAAGGACTGGGCTCAGCAGGCCGCAGAAGATGCCAAGCAAGATCGCACGAGCATCCCCTACGACGGAATCAGCCCCAATAAAATGGTCTGTGACACCACGCTGAGGCAGCTTCCGGATGGCAGTTGGGCTTTGATGATTTTGGCTGGGGATGACTTCGAGCCCTCTCCGAATAACTATGTCGGGATAACCCGGAGTAGTGATCAAGGCCTGACCTGGACGCCGTTGGAAGCCGTGAATACAGGGCTGCCTCGCGCGGGTTTGACAGTGGGGCAAGGCGTCACTGAGCTCATGGTGCGGGGAAATCGCTGCACCGCGTTCTTTTCCACCCACTCTGAGACCTGGGGCCGCCATTGGAAATCATGGATGATCCACAGCGATGACAACTGCAAAACGTGGTCGAAGCCCGAACCAATGCCGGGCCGCTTGGCTAACTTCACCTTCATTCGCAATCACATCGTCACCAAAGATGGCCGGATCATGATTCCATTCCAGCACTATGAAGGCCCAGGCCCGGAGGTGCCGCCGCCGCCTGCTGAAGAGAAGCCTTGGCATAAAGCGCTGGTTCATTACGTGAGCAATCCACGCAATGGGGTGCTCATCAGTAGCGATGGTGGAAAAACCTGGGAAGAGCATGGGAACATCCGCATCTCTGACAATGACCGCTACCATGGGTGGGCAGAAAATAACATCGTCGAACTCAGTGATGGCCGCATTGCGATGATCATCCGTGCGGACCGTTTGGGAGGTGTGCTCTTCTATGCCGAGTCTAAAGATGGAGGCAAAACCTGGCCTGAGTTCGCTGAAAAGACCGACATCCCGAATCCCGGCAGCAAGGCCACCTTGTATCCTCTCGGCGGCGATACCGTAGCGCTGCTGCACAATCCGAACCCCAAACACCGCAGCCCGCTGGCGCTGTGGATCAGCTTCGATGGCATGAAGACCTGGCCCTACCAGCGCGTGCTGGTGCAGGAATCCAGCGATGGGCCGAAGGGCCGCCTCAACTATCCAGACGGCTTTGTCAGCGAGGACAAGGAATGGCTGCACTTCGCTTACGACGACAATCGCCACCGTGCCGTTCACTACAGTGCCAAACTGCCTCCGCTGCCGTAA
- the gatB gene encoding Asp-tRNA(Asn)/Glu-tRNA(Gln) amidotransferase subunit GatB — protein sequence MPKYIVTIGLEVHAQLTTQSKMFCGCPVEVGAEPNSNTCPTCLGLPGALPVLNEAAIEKTILTGMMLGCSTPPVVSWDRKNYFYPDMPKNYQITQMPFPLCLGGGVPLYDVAYPKDAQKSIANPGKVVQLTRIHLEEDVGKSTHHDKFTSLDFNRAGTPLMEIVSEPDIDSAEEAVAYLNSLRQILIYGGVSDADMEKGQMRADVNISVRPEGQKELGVKIELKNINSMSAIRRAIKAETERQIDVLEGRNPEKLVQSTRRWDDDRGETTPMRTKEDAHDYRYFPDPDLIPLRTEKIVERVRPLVPELPHEKRARFESDYGCSPYDAGVLVSDKFLADYYEAAVGADTKVPAKKIANWVINDLLGLLKDTEDGIKACPVKPEILSELVAIVESGKISNNQAKEVFAEMFATGQSAAPIIKAKGFEQVSDTGALEAIVEQILAANPEKVAEVKGGNEKAMNWFTGQAMKASQGKANPKIVTEIVRKKLLS from the coding sequence ATGCCCAAGTATATCGTCACCATCGGTCTTGAAGTCCACGCGCAGCTCACCACGCAGAGCAAGATGTTTTGTGGCTGCCCTGTGGAAGTCGGCGCTGAGCCCAACTCGAATACTTGCCCGACCTGTTTAGGCCTCCCTGGGGCACTGCCCGTGCTGAACGAAGCGGCGATCGAAAAGACCATCCTGACCGGGATGATGCTGGGCTGCTCGACTCCTCCCGTCGTGAGCTGGGACCGGAAAAACTACTTCTATCCGGACATGCCGAAGAACTACCAGATCACCCAGATGCCGTTCCCGCTCTGCTTGGGCGGTGGCGTGCCGCTGTATGATGTGGCCTACCCGAAAGATGCGCAAAAGAGCATCGCCAATCCCGGCAAGGTGGTGCAACTGACCCGCATTCACTTGGAGGAAGACGTGGGCAAAAGCACCCACCACGACAAGTTTACGAGCCTCGATTTCAATCGAGCTGGCACCCCGCTGATGGAGATCGTCAGTGAGCCGGACATCGACAGCGCGGAGGAAGCGGTGGCTTACCTGAACAGCCTGCGCCAGATCCTCATCTATGGCGGAGTCAGTGATGCCGACATGGAAAAGGGCCAAATGCGTGCCGATGTGAACATTAGCGTGCGTCCGGAAGGGCAAAAGGAACTGGGCGTGAAGATCGAGCTCAAGAACATCAACTCCATGAGCGCGATCCGCCGGGCCATCAAGGCGGAGACGGAGCGCCAGATCGATGTGCTGGAAGGGCGCAATCCCGAAAAATTGGTGCAGAGCACCCGTCGCTGGGATGATGATCGTGGCGAAACCACCCCTATGCGTACCAAAGAAGACGCCCATGACTATCGCTACTTCCCCGATCCGGATCTGATCCCTCTACGCACGGAAAAGATTGTCGAGCGAGTCCGCCCTCTGGTGCCTGAGCTGCCACATGAGAAGCGGGCTCGCTTTGAGTCCGATTACGGTTGCAGTCCCTATGACGCGGGCGTGCTCGTCAGTGACAAATTCCTGGCGGATTATTATGAAGCCGCTGTTGGCGCTGATACCAAGGTGCCTGCGAAAAAAATCGCCAACTGGGTGATCAACGATCTCCTCGGCCTGCTGAAGGATACCGAAGACGGCATCAAAGCCTGCCCGGTCAAACCTGAAATCTTGAGCGAACTCGTGGCCATTGTGGAGTCCGGCAAGATCAGCAACAACCAAGCGAAGGAAGTCTTTGCCGAGATGTTTGCCACCGGTCAATCCGCAGCCCCGATCATCAAAGCCAAGGGCTTCGAGCAGGTGAGCGACACCGGCGCTCTGGAAGCCATCGTGGAGCAGATCCTGGCGGCAAATCCCGAAAAGGTGGCCGAGGTCAAAGGTGGCAATGAAAAAGCCATGAACTGGTTCACCGGTCAGGCCATGAAAGCCAGCCAAGGCAAAGCCAACCCGAAGATCGTTACTGAGATCGTGCGGAAGAAGCTGCTGTCCTAA